A region of Culicoides brevitarsis isolate CSIRO-B50_1 chromosome 1, AGI_CSIRO_Cbre_v1, whole genome shotgun sequence DNA encodes the following proteins:
- the LOC134837329 gene encoding lysyl oxidase homolog 3-like: protein MTCRNNKLQNIYLAANSETTGKPLKRKDGSIRLIGGDSYNEGNLEIYHLGRWGAVCDHTWSDKEAGVVCKQLGFSESHRGVAKKSSHFGNSKRLYWLSKVICNGNEDKLVNCQLDRWGENNCSSAEAAGVICENTKMPSKIVKPVKLSRKKFIKSKDNMFVRLMGGRHSTEGRVEVSFNNKNWGTVCGNDWSILEANVVCKSLGFGYASDSFNTDIFGGQNVSSPLLSGTVCHGNETKLSECTHEQYGKVSCGTEKEYVAAVICTTTLPDLIFDIPELEHSLHLEDRMLYFLQCAMEENCLASEAYNVDRTNEDWPSETRRLLKFTAKTLNAGNADFRPHIPKHQWQWHACHMHFHSMEVFAKFDIYDLNGKKVAEGHKASFCLEDNQCKEGVKQKYACANYGDQGISVNCYDIYRYNIDCQWIDITEIDFGYYILKIKINPDFRVPEMDYHNNGASCSLIYSPSNAMVYDCKLERP from the exons atgaCGTGTCGCAACAACAAGT tgcaaaatatttatctggCAGCAAATTCAGAAACTACCGGAAAACCCTTGAAACGAAAGGATGGCAGCATAAGATTAATTGGCGGTGACAGTTATAACGAaggaaatttagaaatttatcatCTTGGTCGATGGGGTGCTGTTTGCGATCACACGTGGTCCGACAAGGAAGCTGGAGTCGTTTGTAAGCAATTAGGGTTCTCCGAGAGTCACAGAGGAGTTGCGAAAAAATCATCGCATTTTGGAAATTCTAAAA GACTTTACTGGCTTTCAAAGGTGATTTGCAATGGCAACGAAGATAAACTTGTGAACTGCCAACTCGATCGATGGGGCGAAAATAATTGTTCCTCAGCGGAAGCTGCCGGTGTTATTTGCGAAAATACGAAAATGCCTTCGAAAATTGTGAAACCAGTGAAATTGAGtaggaagaaatttattaaatccaAGGACAATATGTTTGTTCGGTTGATGGGAGGGCGTCATAGTACGGAAGGTCGTGtagag GTGagcttcaataataaaaattggggAACGGTTTGCGGTAACGATTGGTCCATATTGGAAGCGAATGTCGTATGCAAAAGTCTCGGATTCGGATATGCCAGCGATAGTTTCAACACAGACATCTTCGGAGGTCAAAATGTGTCTTCGCCGCTTCTGAGTGGGACAGTTTGTCATGGCAACGAGACCAAATTATCGGAATGCACTCATGAACAATACGGAA aagtttCCTGTGGTACCGAGAAAGAATACGTAGCAGCAGTAATTTGCACCACAACGCTTCCtgacttaatttttgacattccTGAGTTAGAACATTCACTCCATTTGGAAGATCGGATGTTATATTTTCTCCAATGTGCCATGGAAGAAAATTGTCTCGCCTCAGAAGCTTACAATGTGGATCGAACAAACGAAGATTGGCCATCGGAAACGAGAAGACTGCTGAAATTCACTGCCAAAACCTTAAATGCTGGAAATGCTGACTTTCGTCCTCACATCCCGAAACATCAATGGCAATGGCATGCGTGTCACATGCATTTTCATTCCATGGAAGTTTTTGccaaatttgatatttatgaTCTGAATGGCAAAAAAGTGGCGGAAGGACATAAAGCTTCGTTTTGTTTGGAAGATAACCAATGCAAGGAAGGGGTGAAACAGAAATATGCGTGTGCGAATTATGGAGatcaag gaATTTCAGTAAATTGTTACGACATTTATCGTTACAACATCGATTGCCAATGGATTGATATCACAGAAATAGATTTCGGATATTACATTTTGAAGATTAAGATAAATCCGGATTTTAGAGTGCCAGAAATGGATTATCATAATAACGGGGCGTCTTGTTCTTTGATTTATTCGCCATCGAATGCAATGGTTTATGATTGTAAATTGGAAAGaccttaa
- the LOC134837330 gene encoding protein sine oculis: MLQHTTNDFYDLSSGLAAQNNRQTPPSYSPNGPSGMNNNNNNNILDVGGSGSGSINASDRDSMPSFGFTQEQVACVCEVLQQAGNVDRLGRFLWSLPQCDKLQLNESVLKARAVVAYSRGHYKELYRILEMHSFSPQNHPKLQALWLKAHYNEAEKLRGRPLGAVGKYRVRRKFPLPRTIWDGEETSYCFKEKSRTVLRDWYTHNPYPSPREKRELAEATGLTTTQVSNWFKNRRQRDRAAEHKDNGGSDKQAMDSSSDSEMEGPMMHHAASNNKSHSNSNNNNNISDSHGIGSGSQLTANMHLSATSAAAGSHHASQLGSAGSLIQSSQNSSSSNSKNLGQISSSAALSAVAYSHLHSVMGNMPIYDMGDYQHL, encoded by the exons atgctgcaaCACACAACAAATGACTTTTATGACTTGTCATCAGGGTTAGCAGCACAAAATAATCGTCAAACGCCTCCTTCGTACAGCCCCAATGGTCCTTCCGGCatgaacaataacaataacaacaacattttgGATGTCGGTGGCAGCGGCAGTGGTTCCATCAACGCCTCCGATCGTGACTCGATGCCCAGTTTTGGATTTACGCAGGAACAAGTTGCGTGCGTTTGCGAG GTGTTACAACAAGCGGGCAACGTCGATCGCTTAGGTCGTTTCCTTTGGTCCCTGCCACAATGTGATAAATTGCAACTAAATGAGTCCGTGTTGAAGGCAAGAGCAGTAGTTGCTTATAGCCGAGGACATTACAAAGAATTGTATCGCATACTGGAAATGCACTCGTTTTCTCCGCAAAATCATCCGAAATTACAAGCACTGTGGTTAAAAG CGCATTACAACGAAGCTGAAAAGTTAAGAGGAAGACCATTAGGTGCTGTCGGCAAATATCGTGTGCGAAGAAAATTTCCACTGCCACGAACAATTTGGGATGGGGAGGAAACGAGTTACTGTTTCAag gaaaaATCGCGAACTGTTTTACGGGACTGGTACACACACAATCCCTATCCATCACCTCGTGAGAAACGTGAATTAGCGGAAGCCACTGGACTGACAACGACACAA GTATCAAATTGGTTCAAAAATCGTCGTCAACGTGATCGTGCTGCCGAACACAAAGA TAACGGTGGTTCCGACAAGCAAGCGATGGATTCGTCGAGTGACAGCGAGATGGAAGGCCCAATGATGCATCACGCCGCCTCCAACAACAAAAGTCATAGCAatagtaacaacaacaacaacatcagtGATAGTCATGGCATCGGTTCGGGCAGTCAGCTGACGGCAAATATGCATCTGTCGGCAACGAGTGCGGCAGCGGGATCCCATCACGCGAGCCAATTGGGCTCCGCTGGCAGTCTAATTCAGTCATCGCAGAACAGTAGTAGCAgtaatagtaaaaatttaggtCAAATATCGTCGTCAGCGGCACTGTCAGCTGTCGCCTATTCACATTTGCACAGCGTCATGGGAAATATGCCAATTTATGATATGGGCGATTATCAACATTTATGA
- the LOC134827705 gene encoding kinesin-like protein costa → METSVVAAVRVQRNDNNNEVSAVHTVQYPTTDNYAETNNMILAGVQVAGKTFPCSFAFPEESDQEDVYCRMLAAYMPSFLEGFDVSIVSYGQKNTGKSYTIYGPGLDCLYNEADYGLCQRFIRELFHHLMKRSERTYQISISWTEITEEDEQVIDLLNNLGLVQCKSVKECFDWIQLGMATRNGDNHNIFTLILEQQWITADGVNQHKLSTLSFCDLSASDRRFVPNELNQNISVPRNFSLQALEQFILSLTDPTFVTDNIYNQSALPALLKDSFGGRAQTVFLLCVSPTEEDIVETTFNLEFMTKVQMVLNFVYMNAYTDNNVPIDNLYQPSLSENDFRNNNENVTESQQFAMNQWMKLLQNAEGLFNRIIHTSNVEGLKPEEMQQIEEWLYLKAECDECINVNEMEDVPQETRSLGPIEEIDECEEENVGGNTSEIDSDSEVCQKMGDIDDVIEKLIVKFQSETDNLVEEGYRDYLKSHPQSTLDSCDSFKADKQIIVEPNYSRQRRRSLQPGSEISNSHLAMLNSLTKSSSDERPKHKSKSHASVENNLKNCQTNIEALKNQISEVEQTIKLKEKLISELTKNKDTRTTAKNRFNKKKAKLEAEYEKAKKQLARAVTSSKHKSEIDRLKLETTQLEIKLRDMTSMQSIASESTQKIKKVKQSLHESKVDYERLQKNLKAEKKMHDTLEKELENKHGKDTKSGYMTVSDGKNKIRNINDRIQNLDLILKAKNENLKQVDSDQADSLRHEIGNLRKTKEHLMKQRCLLDEKLKRQKSLSYDEERKRLECGEAIEAIDVAIELKNESICGRKSVDIDESIQREKGEQLLISRLNRLSNDEMRTLLYKYFQKVIDLKESSRNLEIQLIELERQREQWIWQEKQLKHTIRQARFEGEKNIILLQRQHETKLNLMLKHFANESCASSSYSTINNDVVPMPQHGELDLYDPRRQYVDDSMEMFKHPAIKHHKPEAIAHFSSSKYKPLEKMKEKERESKNKFLAKFQVLTRYQSSSEKKKLASQQGMISSVIPQQNLKQLNNTCNTLPNSTKVTRQKNKLIIQQQDNS, encoded by the exons ATGGAAACAAGTGTCGTCGCAGCTGTACGCGTACAGAGAAACGACAACAATAACGAGGTATCAGCTGTGCATACGGTACAATATCCCACAACTGATAACTATGCCGAGACAAACAACATGATTTTAGCCGGTGTGCAAGTTGCGGGAAAGACTTTTCCCTGCAGTTTTGCCTTCCCCGAGGAGTCTGACCAGGAAGATGTCTATTGTCGGATGCTGGCTGCTTACATGCCGTCCTTTCTGGAAGGGTTCGATGTCTCGATTGTGAGTTACGGACAGAAAAACACCGGAAAATCTTATACTATTTACGGTCCTGGGCTGGATTGTTTGTATAACGAAGCCGATTATGGGTTATGTCAACGATTTATCCGAGAATTATTTCATCATTTGATGAAAAGGAGCGAAAGGACGTACCAAATTAGTATCAGTTGGACCGAAATTACGGAAGAAGACGAACAAGTAATAGATTTGCTCAATAATTTGGGTCTCGTTCAATGTAAATCCGTTAAAGAATGCTTCGATTGGATCCAATTGGGGATGGCGACGCGAAACGGAGACAATCACAATATTTTTACGTTGATTCTGGAACAACAATGGATCACAGCCGACGGAGTGAACCAACATAAATTATCAACTTTgagtttttgtgatttatctGCGTCAGATCGGAGATTTGTGCCAAACGAGCTGAATCAAAACATTAGTGTACCTCGGAATTTTAGTCTACAAGCATTGGAACAGTTCATTTTATCGTTAACGGATCCCACATTCGTTACGGATAACATTTACAATCAATCCGCGTTGCCGGCATTGCTGAAAGACTCCTTTGGAGGACGTGCTCAAACCGTTTTCCTCCTTTGTGTGTCGCCCACCGAAGAAGATATCGTCGAAACGACGTTCAATCTCgaatttatgacaaaagtCCAGATGGTTCTGAATTTTGTGTACATGAACGCGTATACGGACAACAATGTGCCAATTGATAATTTGTACCAGCCGAGTTTGAGTGAAAATGATTTCCGGAATAACAATGAAAATGTCACCGAAAGTCAACAATTTGCCATGAATCAGTGGATGAAGTTGCTGCAAAATGCCGAGGGACTTTTTAATCGAATTATTCACACGAGCAACGTTGAAGGCCTGAAACCTGAAGAAATGCAGCAAATTGAAGAGTGGTTGTATTTGAAAGCGGAATGTGATGAGTGCATTAATGTGAACGAAATGGAAGATGTACCGCAAGAAACGCGAAGTTTGGGTCCCATTGAGGAAATTGACGAATGTGAGGAAGAAAATGTCGGCGGAAATACAAGTGAAATCGACAGCGATAGTGAGGTGTGTCAAAAAATGGGAGATATTGACGAtgtgattgaaaaattgattgtcAAGTTCCAAAGTGAGACAGATAATTTGGTCGAAGAAGGCTATCGTGACTATTTAAAATCACATCCGCAGTCAACGTTGGATAGTTGTGATAGTTTTAAAGCCGATAAACAaatt atcgtCGAGCCTAATTACAGTCGACAACGACGTCGCAGTTTGCAACCAGGATCTGAAATCAGCAACAGTCATCTTGCCATGTTGAATTCCTTAACTAAATCCTCCAGCGACGAACGTCCCAAACACAAATCAAAATCGCATGCCTCTGTCgagaacaatttaaaaaattgccaaacgAACATTGAAGCGCTCAAAAACCAAATATCCGAAGTCGAACAAACAATCAagctcaaagaaaaattaatttctgaacTTACAAAGAACAAAGACACCCGAACAACCGCCAAAAATCgtttcaacaagaaaaaagcaaaactcGAGGCAGAATACGAAAAAGCAAAGAAACAACTCGCTCGTGCCGTTACAAGTTCAAAGCACAAATCGGAAATCGACAGATTGAAACTCGAAACGACCCAATTAGAGATTAAACTGCGTGACATGACTTCAATGCAATCGATTGCCAGCGAGTCgactcaaaaaatcaaaaaagtaaaacaatcGTTGCACGAATCAAAAGTCGATTATGAAAGAttgcagaaaaatttgaaggctGAAAAGAAAATGCATGACACGTTGGAGAAggaattagaaaataaacatGGAAAAGACACAAAATCGGGATATATGACAGTTTCTgatggcaaaaataaaatccgaaACATCAACGATCGCATACAAAATTTGGATCTCATCCTAAAAGCAAAGAACGAAAACTTAAAACAAGTCGATTCGGACCAAGCTGATTCATTACGTCATGAAATAGGAAATTTACGAAAGACAAAAGAGCATTTGATGAAGCAaagatgtcttttggatgaaaaattgaaaagacaaAAGTCTCTTTCGTATGATGAGGAACGCAAGAGATTGGAATGCGGTGAAGCAATTGAAGCCATCGATGTAGCAattgaacttaaaaatgaatcgaTTTGTGGCAGGAAAAGTGTCGACATTGACGAGAGCATTCAACGTGAAAAAGGTGAACAATTGTTGATTTCACGTTTAAATCGCTTGTCAAACGACGAAATGCGGACTTTGCTCTACAAATATTTCCAAAAAGTGATCGATTTGAAGGAATCCAGTCGAAATTTGGAAATACAATTGATCGAGCTCGAAAGACAACGCGAACAATGGATTTGGCAAGAGAAACAACTCAAACACACAATCCGTCAAGCACGCTTCGAAGGCGAAAAGAACATAATTTTACTCCAAAGACAGCACGAAACAAAGTTAAATCTCATGCTGAAACATTTCGCGAACGAATCGTGTGCCAGTTCCAGTTACAGCACCATCAACAACGACGTCGTCCCGATGCCGCAACACGGTGAACTCGATTTATACGATCCGCGTCGACAATATGTCGATGATTCCATGGAAATGTTCAAACATCCCGCCATCAAGCATCACAAACCCGAGGCAATTGCGCATTTCTCGTCCTCCAAATACAAGCCGCTGGAAAAGATGAAGGAAAAGGAACGAGAAAGCAAGAACAAATTTCTGGCCAAATTCCAAGTTCTTACGCGTTACCAAAGCAGCAgcgaaaagaaaaagttgGCATCGCAACAAGGCATGATATCCTCCGTCATACCGCAGCAGAATCTCAAGCAGCTAAACAACACATGCAACACATTGCCAAATTCCACAAAAGTAACGCGACAAAAGAACAAACTCATTATCCAGCAACAAGACAACTCTTAA